A stretch of the Cyprinus carpio isolate SPL01 chromosome B4, ASM1834038v1, whole genome shotgun sequence genome encodes the following:
- the LOC109110271 gene encoding solute carrier family 35 member E3 isoform X2, with product MATRLSDLFGNSRIIAGLLVNLLSSICIVFINKWIYVHYGFPNMTLTLIHFVVTWLGLFMCQKMDIFAPKSLRPSKIILLALSFCGFVVFTNLSLQSNTIGTYQLAKVMTTPVIIVIQTMYYRKTFSTKIKLTLWVGAKQHELQVNSMQLLYYQAPMSSAFLLVLVPFFEPLTGEGGIFGPWSFLALVMVLMSGVIAFLVNLSIYWIIGNTSPVTYNMFGHFKFCITLLGGYVLFQDPLSLNQGLGILCTISGILAYTHFKLAEQEEGKSRLTQRP from the exons ATGGCGACGCGGCTCTCTGACTTGTTTGGAAACAGCCGGATAATCGCAGGACTGCTGGTCAACCTACTGTCCTCGATCTGTATAGTGTTCATCAACAAATGGATCTATGTGCACTATGGCTTTCCCAACATGACCCTGACCCTCATTCATTTCGTAGTGACATGGCTGGGGCTGTTCATGTGTCAGAAGATGGATATATTCGCCCCCAAGAGTCTCAGACCTTCTAAAATCATCCTGCTGGCTCTGAGTTTCTGTGGGTTTGTTGTTTTCACAAATCTGTCTCTCCAAAGCAACACGATAGGAACATATCAGCTGGCCAAGGTCATGACAACACCTGTGATCATAGTCATCCAGACCATGTACTACAGAAAGACATTCTCCACAAAGATTAAACTGACTCTA TGGGTCGGTGCCAAACAGCATGAGCTTCAGGTGAACTCTATGCAGTTACTGTATTATCAAGCACCCATGTCTTCAGCATTTCTCTTGGTCCTGGTGCCGTTCTTCGAACCCCTCACTGGAGAGGGTGGTATCTTTGGCCCCTGGTCATTTCTGGCCCTG gTCATGGTTCTGATGTCTGGTGTTATTGCCTTTCTGGTCAATTTGTCCATTTACTGGATCATTGGGAACACATCTCCTGTTAC CTACAACATGTTTGGACACTTCAAGTTCTGCATCACATTACTGGGTGGGTACGTCCTCTTCCAGGACCCTTTGTCCTTAAACCAAGGTCTGGGCATCCTCTGCACCATCAGTGGCATCCTGGCATACACCCATTTCAAACTGGCAGAGCAGGAGGAGGGCAAAAGCAGGCTCACACAGAGGCCATAG
- the LOC109110271 gene encoding solute carrier family 35 member E3 isoform X1, which yields MATRLSDLFGNSRIIAGLLVNLLSSICIVFINKWIYVHYGFPNMTLTLIHFVVTWLGLFMCQKMDIFAPKSLRPSKIILLALSFCGFVVFTNLSLQSNTIGTYQLAKVMTTPVIIVIQTMYYRKTFSTKIKLTLVPITLGVILNSYYDVKFNLLGMIFATLGVFVTSLYQVWVGAKQHELQVNSMQLLYYQAPMSSAFLLVLVPFFEPLTGEGGIFGPWSFLALVMVLMSGVIAFLVNLSIYWIIGNTSPVTYNMFGHFKFCITLLGGYVLFQDPLSLNQGLGILCTISGILAYTHFKLAEQEEGKSRLTQRP from the exons ATGGCGACGCGGCTCTCTGACTTGTTTGGAAACAGCCGGATAATCGCAGGACTGCTGGTCAACCTACTGTCCTCGATCTGTATAGTGTTCATCAACAAATGGATCTATGTGCACTATGGCTTTCCCAACATGACCCTGACCCTCATTCATTTCGTAGTGACATGGCTGGGGCTGTTCATGTGTCAGAAGATGGATATATTCGCCCCCAAGAGTCTCAGACCTTCTAAAATCATCCTGCTGGCTCTGAGTTTCTGTGGGTTTGTTGTTTTCACAAATCTGTCTCTCCAAAGCAACACGATAGGAACATATCAGCTGGCCAAGGTCATGACAACACCTGTGATCATAGTCATCCAGACCATGTACTACAGAAAGACATTCTCCACAAAGATTAAACTGACTCTA gtgccgATCACTTTAGGGGTCATACTGAACTCTTACTATGATGTAAAGTTCAATCTTCTGGGGATGATCTTTGCCACACTTGGGGTCTTCGTAACCTCACTGTATCAAGTG TGGGTCGGTGCCAAACAGCATGAGCTTCAGGTGAACTCTATGCAGTTACTGTATTATCAAGCACCCATGTCTTCAGCATTTCTCTTGGTCCTGGTGCCGTTCTTCGAACCCCTCACTGGAGAGGGTGGTATCTTTGGCCCCTGGTCATTTCTGGCCCTG gTCATGGTTCTGATGTCTGGTGTTATTGCCTTTCTGGTCAATTTGTCCATTTACTGGATCATTGGGAACACATCTCCTGTTAC CTACAACATGTTTGGACACTTCAAGTTCTGCATCACATTACTGGGTGGGTACGTCCTCTTCCAGGACCCTTTGTCCTTAAACCAAGGTCTGGGCATCCTCTGCACCATCAGTGGCATCCTGGCATACACCCATTTCAAACTGGCAGAGCAGGAGGAGGGCAAAAGCAGGCTCACACAGAGGCCATAG
- the mdm2 gene encoding E3 ubiquitin-protein ligase Mdm2 isoform X1 → MGTESCLSSSQINKVDNEKLVRPKAQLKSLLEDAGAEKDVFTMKEVMFYLGKYIMSKELYDKQQQHIVHCGEDALGAVLGVKSFSVKEPRALFAMINRNLVTVKNPDTHSTFSEPRSQSEPDRGPGDTESDSRSSTSQQQRRRRRSSDPESTSAEDEPRERRKRHKSDSFSLTFDDSLSWCVIGGLHRERGNSESSDAQSNSDVGISHSEGSDESADSDSDSDNFSVEFEVESINSDAYSENDEDSLPGENEVYEVTIFAEEEDSFDEDTEITEADYWKCAECNKLNPPLPRHCKSCWKVRPGWLPETHSNRENTSTNTQPITEDARITTTPSSASDDKLLPSKPSSPLPETDEGVDVPDGKCSQSPITAKDELLSSTASGSMTESQTSSSQPSTSSGGGSSQEETPELERYNSLEACLPATCLEPCVICQSRPKNGCIVHGRTGHLMACYTCAKKLKNRNKLCPVCREPIQSVVLTYMS, encoded by the exons ATGGGAACAGAAAGTTGTTTAAGCAGTTCTCAGATCAACAAGGTTGACAATGAAAAACTG GTAAGACCAAAAGCACAGCTGAAAAGTCTGTTAGAGGATGCAGGTGCAGAAAAAGATGTTTTCACCATGAAGGAG gTTATGTTTTATTTGGGGAAGTATATCATGAGCAAGGAGTTATATGACAAGCAGCAGCAACACATTGTTCACTGTGGAGAGGATGCTCTTGGTGCTGTTCTCGGGGTGAAAAGTTTCTCAGTCAAAGAGCCCCG agctCTCTTTGCAATGATCAACAGAAACCTTGTTACAGTGAAAAATCCAG ATACTCATTCTACCTTCTCTGAACCCAGAAGTCAAAGTGAACCAGATCGAGGGCCCGGG GACACTGAATCAGACTCTCGCTCATCTACCTCACAACAGCAGcgcaggaggaggagaagcaGTGATCCTG AGAGTACTTCAGCTGAAGACGAGCCCAGAGAACGCAGAAAGAGGCACAAGTCAGACAGCTTCTCCTTGACATTTGATGACAGCCTGTCTTGGTGTGTGATCGGCGGCCTGCACCGGGAGAGGGGGAACAGTGAGTCTTCAGACGCACAAAGCAACTCT gaTGTAGGTATCTCTCATAGTGAGGGCAGTGATGAAAGTGCTGACTCAGACTCTGACTCTGATAACTTTAGTGTGGAGTTTGAGGTGGAGTCCATAAACTCTGACGCCTACAGTGAGAACGATGAGGATTCATTGCCAGGAGAGAACGAG GTGTATGAAGTCACAATCTTTGCTGAGGAGGAAGATTCGTTTGATGAGGATACCGAGATAACTGAGGCA GACTACTGGAAGTGTGCCGAATGTAACAAGCTCAACCCTCCTCTTCCTCGGCATTGCAAAAGCTGCTGGAAAGTCCGACCCGGTTGGCTTCCAGAAACACACTCCAACAGAGAAAACACCTCCACTAACACTCAACCCATCACAGAAGACGCCAGAATCACCACAACTCCCAGCTCAGCCTCAGATGACAAACTGCTTCCTTCCAAACCCTCAAGCCCTCTTCCAGAAACAGATGAAGGAGTGGATGTACCCGACGGCAAGTGCTCGCAATCTCCCATCACCGCTAAAGACGAACTTCTCTCCTCCACTGCCTCCGGCTCCATGACCGAATCTCAGACCTCGTCATCGCAGCCCTCAACCTCTTCTGGTGGGGGGAGCAGCCAGGAAGAGACCCCTGAGCTAGAGCGCTACAACAGCCTGGAGGCCTGCCTGCCCGCCACTTGCCTTGAGCCCTGCGTCATCTGTCAAAGTCGCCCCAAGAACGGCTGCATTGTCCACGGAAGAACTGGACACCTTATGGCTTGCTACACTTGCGCCAAGAAATTAAAGAACCGGAACAAGTTGTGTCCGGTGTGCCGAGAGCCCATTCAGTCAGTCGTGTTGACCTACATGAGCTGA
- the mdm2 gene encoding E3 ubiquitin-protein ligase Mdm2 isoform X2, with product MINRNLVTVKNPDTHSTFSEPRSQSEPDRGPGDTESDSRSSTSQQQRRRRRSSDPESTSAEDEPRERRKRHKSDSFSLTFDDSLSWCVIGGLHRERGNSESSDAQSNSDVGISHSEGSDESADSDSDSDNFSVEFEVESINSDAYSENDEDSLPGENEVYEVTIFAEEEDSFDEDTEITEADYWKCAECNKLNPPLPRHCKSCWKVRPGWLPETHSNRENTSTNTQPITEDARITTTPSSASDDKLLPSKPSSPLPETDEGVDVPDGKCSQSPITAKDELLSSTASGSMTESQTSSSQPSTSSGGGSSQEETPELERYNSLEACLPATCLEPCVICQSRPKNGCIVHGRTGHLMACYTCAKKLKNRNKLCPVCREPIQSVVLTYMS from the exons ATGATCAACAGAAACCTTGTTACAGTGAAAAATCCAG ATACTCATTCTACCTTCTCTGAACCCAGAAGTCAAAGTGAACCAGATCGAGGGCCCGGG GACACTGAATCAGACTCTCGCTCATCTACCTCACAACAGCAGcgcaggaggaggagaagcaGTGATCCTG AGAGTACTTCAGCTGAAGACGAGCCCAGAGAACGCAGAAAGAGGCACAAGTCAGACAGCTTCTCCTTGACATTTGATGACAGCCTGTCTTGGTGTGTGATCGGCGGCCTGCACCGGGAGAGGGGGAACAGTGAGTCTTCAGACGCACAAAGCAACTCT gaTGTAGGTATCTCTCATAGTGAGGGCAGTGATGAAAGTGCTGACTCAGACTCTGACTCTGATAACTTTAGTGTGGAGTTTGAGGTGGAGTCCATAAACTCTGACGCCTACAGTGAGAACGATGAGGATTCATTGCCAGGAGAGAACGAG GTGTATGAAGTCACAATCTTTGCTGAGGAGGAAGATTCGTTTGATGAGGATACCGAGATAACTGAGGCA GACTACTGGAAGTGTGCCGAATGTAACAAGCTCAACCCTCCTCTTCCTCGGCATTGCAAAAGCTGCTGGAAAGTCCGACCCGGTTGGCTTCCAGAAACACACTCCAACAGAGAAAACACCTCCACTAACACTCAACCCATCACAGAAGACGCCAGAATCACCACAACTCCCAGCTCAGCCTCAGATGACAAACTGCTTCCTTCCAAACCCTCAAGCCCTCTTCCAGAAACAGATGAAGGAGTGGATGTACCCGACGGCAAGTGCTCGCAATCTCCCATCACCGCTAAAGACGAACTTCTCTCCTCCACTGCCTCCGGCTCCATGACCGAATCTCAGACCTCGTCATCGCAGCCCTCAACCTCTTCTGGTGGGGGGAGCAGCCAGGAAGAGACCCCTGAGCTAGAGCGCTACAACAGCCTGGAGGCCTGCCTGCCCGCCACTTGCCTTGAGCCCTGCGTCATCTGTCAAAGTCGCCCCAAGAACGGCTGCATTGTCCACGGAAGAACTGGACACCTTATGGCTTGCTACACTTGCGCCAAGAAATTAAAGAACCGGAACAAGTTGTGTCCGGTGTGCCGAGAGCCCATTCAGTCAGTCGTGTTGACCTACATGAGCTGA